The Longimicrobium sp. DNA window CGGCGACCTCGCCGAGAAGGCCGCGGAACCCCTCCATCAGCCGCACCGTCGCACGCTCGCGGTCGTTCGAGGGGTGCTCGATGGGCCGGACGGTGGAGAAGATGAAGTCGCCCGTGCTGGCGACGAAGCGCGGGTTCATCGGATCGACCAGCACCACGCCCTGCACGCGGTCGGGGAAGCGTGCCGCGCTCAGCATCGCCAGCAGCCCGCCGTACGAGTGGCCCACGTGGATGGTCCGCTCGGGGACAGCGACCGCGCGCAGGGCACGGTGCAGGTCCGCGATCTCCTGGTCGGGCGTGAGGTCCGGCGCGCCCAGTCCGCTGCGCCCGAACCCGGCGCGGTCGTACGCGACGACGGTCGCCCCCGTCTCCCGCGCCAGGCGTTCCGGCACGTCGTACCATCCCCCGATGTCCGATCCGCCGCCCGCGTCGAGCACGATCGTCACCGGACGCGTCCCACGCCGGATCACCAGGTGCAGCGCGTGGTCGCCGACGCTGACCATCGTGTCCCGCGGCTCGGGCTGCGCGCCTGGGACGGGCGTGGACGGCGTGTGGCTGCCGGCGATCAGGAGGCTCGTCAAGCCGAGCGTCAATCCAGTCATGGGCCTGGGGATCGGGGTCGAAGTGCTGGGTGGAGGCGGTAGCCTGTACGTCTCAGGATCTCGATGGGATTCACGAAACATACTGCGCCGGGAGCCATCTCGATCTCCATCGGGACAGGATGAAGGATGGCGTGACGAATCGTCGTCCGCGCGGAGTAAGGGCAGTTCAGAAGATGACTGTGTACACCGTGGAGATTGTCATTCCGAGGACGACCAGACCGATCTTGCGTCCGCTCCGTAGGTCGCAGCCCGAGGAATCTATCGCCTGCATTACGAGCGAGAGGCCGCCTGTCGCTCGTAGGCGAAATTTCTCAAGCGCGATGAAGCCGGGACGACACCGTCGCCCCGGCTTCTCCATCTCCCGGACGCAGTGCTACTCGTCCCGCGAGAGGATGATGGCGGTGTAGGGGCCGATGCCGATCGCCGCGCTGTGCGGCATGTCGTGCAGCGGGCCGCCGTCGGCGCGGGTGTGATAGCTCGGCGTGTCGAGGAAGTCGTCCCCATATCCCCGCCAGTCGCCGTTGAAGCGCACCTTCCACTCGCCGGCGCGCGGCATTCCGATCCAGTACTCGCCGTACGAGCGGTCGGCGAAGTTCAGCACCACCACCACGTCATCGCGCGGGCCGCCGGCGTCCCAGCGGTGGAATGCGATCACCTTGTCGGCGTCGTTCACGTGGTGCACGTGCACGTTCTGCCCGCGCAGCCCGCGCGTGGTGTCGAACCAGTCGCGGCGCAGCTTCATCAGGTCGCCGTACAGCAGGTGGACGCCCGCGAAGGTCTCCAGCTTCGTCCAGTCGATGGGGTCGCCGTCCGCGAACCAGCGGTCCTCCAGGATCTCCTGCCCCTGGAAGATCATGGGGATCCCCGGCGCGGTGAACACCAGCGCCGCGCCGAGCGTCGACCGCTTGCGCGAGTACCAGCTCGCCGCGTTCCCCGGCCAGATCTCCTCCGGCACCCGCGCGTGCCCGTTGGCCACCTCGTCGTGCGATTCCGTGTAGATCACGCGCTTGAACGCGTCGCCCTCGTAGCGGTGCTCCACGGCGCGGCGGATCTCGTCCATGCTGCGCTGCCAGTCGTTCTGCTGGATCAGCGCGCGGCGCACGGGGTGCACGAACTCGCTCTCCCACTGCGTGTCGAACCCCGCGCCGCCCAGCTCCGGCGCGCGCACGATCCACCCGTTGCCGCGCAGGTCCTCGGCGATGTGCAGCTTCCACGGCTGCCGCTCGTTGGTCTCGCGGTTGATGTCCTGCATCAGCGACCACCCGTCGCCGATGTCGTGCGCGGGGTCGTCGGTGTTGCCGTAGATGTTGCGGATGTACGCGGTGGCGTCCCAGCGCAGCCCGTCGAAGCGGAACTCCTCCAGCCAGCGCACCGCGTTGTCGCGGATGAACTTCTTCACCATCTCGCGCCCGTAGTGCGGCCGCGTGTCGCCCCAGGGCGTGTTCCGCCGCTCGTCCTCGTAGAAGTAGATCCCCCCGAGGCCGCTCTCCGACCAGCCATCGAACTGCCACAGGTCCAGGTCGCTGGGCCCGAAGTGGTTGTAGACCACGTCGAAGATCACCGCGATCCCGTGCTCGTGCGCCTCCTTCACCAGCCGCTTGAGCGCGTCCGGCCCGCCGTACACGCTTTCGATGGCGAAGATGTCGCCGGGGTTGTAGCCCCACGAGTAGTCGCCCGCGAACTCCACCGACGGCATCAGCTCGATGCAGTTGACGCCCAGTGCGCGCAGGTACGGCAGCCGCGCGCGCACGCTGTCGAAGCTCCCCGGCGCCCCGCCGGCCTCGGGGTCGTTGAAGGTGCCCACGTGCAGCTCGTAGATCACCAGCTCGTTCCACGCCGGCGTGAACCACGGCGCGTCGCCCCAGTCGAACCCGTCGGGATCGGCCACGATGCACTCGCGCCGCGTCAGCCCGATCTCCGCCGCGTAGGGATCGCGCCGCTTCAGCGTCTTCCCGTCCGGCGTGCGGACCACGAACTCGTACTCGTCGCCCACCTTCGCGCCGGAGACGTCGGCGGACCAGCAGCCGTCCGCCTCGCGCGCCAGCGGGTTGGCATCCTCCGCGAAGCCGTTGAACGTCCCCGCGACGGCCACGCCCGCCGCGTTCGGCGCCCACACGCGGAAGGTGACGCCGGACGCGTCGCCGTCGCCGTGCGGCCGCGCGCCCATCCCCACGCGCGCCGACGGCTCGGCGGCGGGCGCCTCCGCGGCTCCCGGCGTCTCGACCTGCGTGGAGGCGGAATCTTCCTGGTCTTCGGGAGATGGGGATGACGGCTCGGGGGCGGGGTCGCTCATGGCTCGGGCTCCGGGGGATCTGATGCGAGGCGGCGAAAGATTGGGCGATTCGGTGATGCCGGGCGCAGGCGGCCCCCGCGCCGCGAGAGCCGTGCCGCGCGCGCAACCCTGGTTGGGCGGTACCAAACCCCATCATCGACCACATCTGCGCAAACGGCTCGTCGTCACGTAAACGCAGGTTTCACATGGAGATGAGGCACGGGCGTCCCAGTTTCCGGGGCGGCCGCGCCTCTGCTACGAATCGCGATCGGAAACGGAGGGTGCGCGGGAGATGCCGTAACCTCCCCGATCGTACGAAGATGGAGATTTCCGCGCAGAATGCGCCCTACAGGGCACACGTGATGCCCGTGAGGTGGCCCGCCTTCCGGTGGGCCGCATCTCCGTGGCCCGCCACTCTTCCTCTCCCTCCGGAGAATTCATCATGCATGCTCGAACCCTCTCACTCGCCCTGCTCGCGGCCGCGTCGCTCGCGGCGTGCGGCCGGGC harbors:
- a CDS encoding alpha-amylase family glycosyl hydrolase, coding for MSDPAPEPSSPSPEDQEDSASTQVETPGAAEAPAAEPSARVGMGARPHGDGDASGVTFRVWAPNAAGVAVAGTFNGFAEDANPLAREADGCWSADVSGAKVGDEYEFVVRTPDGKTLKRRDPYAAEIGLTRRECIVADPDGFDWGDAPWFTPAWNELVIYELHVGTFNDPEAGGAPGSFDSVRARLPYLRALGVNCIELMPSVEFAGDYSWGYNPGDIFAIESVYGGPDALKRLVKEAHEHGIAVIFDVVYNHFGPSDLDLWQFDGWSESGLGGIYFYEDERRNTPWGDTRPHYGREMVKKFIRDNAVRWLEEFRFDGLRWDATAYIRNIYGNTDDPAHDIGDGWSLMQDINRETNERQPWKLHIAEDLRGNGWIVRAPELGGAGFDTQWESEFVHPVRRALIQQNDWQRSMDEIRRAVEHRYEGDAFKRVIYTESHDEVANGHARVPEEIWPGNAASWYSRKRSTLGAALVFTAPGIPMIFQGQEILEDRWFADGDPIDWTKLETFAGVHLLYGDLMKLRRDWFDTTRGLRGQNVHVHHVNDADKVIAFHRWDAGGPRDDVVVVLNFADRSYGEYWIGMPRAGEWKVRFNGDWRGYGDDFLDTPSYHTRADGGPLHDMPHSAAIGIGPYTAIILSRDE
- a CDS encoding alpha/beta hydrolase gives rise to the protein MTSLLIAGSHTPSTPVPGAQPEPRDTMVSVGDHALHLVIRRGTRPVTIVLDAGGGSDIGGWYDVPERLARETGATVVAYDRAGFGRSGLGAPDLTPDQEIADLHRALRAVAVPERTIHVGHSYGGLLAMLSAARFPDRVQGVVLVDPMNPRFVASTGDFIFSTVRPIEHPSNDRERATVRLMEGFRGLLGEVAATEPTLRQPMVIVSAGRGFWGPAEVEQAWRQSHTDIAAASPRRRLIVAERSQHDIPRQQPETIVAALKLLLDGQP